Proteins found in one Deltaproteobacteria bacterium genomic segment:
- a CDS encoding HlyC/CorC family transporter produces MPHFNVSEGTGWYAALALVFVALNAFFVAAEFAIVKIRATRLEILAQKGHPLARLSKKIVHDLDAYLSATQLGITLASLGLGWIGEPAFSLIIGGLLNFFGAHLSEVTLRSASLMVAFLFISALHIVLGELVPKSIAIRTAEKVCLLVAVPLRVFYLVFFPFLWILNSLSNGILRMIRIQPIGGPARAHTEEELKLIVEDSLEEGTINVRKWLLLDNALEFSHKTVRSIMVPIERVVCFYLDESIGENLKRAKESGHTRFPLRESNKGKILGFVHMKDVIWQLEHGEIINLFDLARPLLFFGEDKTLEAALIEFQTRKVHIAMVEKRPGQVTGMVTLENVIEELVGDIEDEFDRRAAPSSK; encoded by the coding sequence ATGCCCCATTTTAATGTCTCCGAAGGAACCGGTTGGTATGCCGCTCTGGCGTTGGTTTTTGTTGCGCTGAACGCTTTTTTTGTGGCGGCCGAGTTTGCGATTGTGAAAATCCGGGCCACCCGGCTGGAGATTCTTGCCCAAAAGGGGCATCCGCTGGCCCGCCTCTCAAAAAAAATCGTCCACGACCTCGATGCCTATCTTTCGGCCACGCAACTGGGAATCACTCTTGCGAGCCTCGGCCTTGGCTGGATCGGCGAGCCGGCGTTTTCGCTCATTATCGGCGGGCTTCTGAATTTTTTCGGTGCGCATCTCTCGGAGGTGACCCTCCGCTCGGCATCGCTCATGGTTGCCTTTCTTTTCATCTCGGCGCTTCACATTGTGTTGGGGGAACTGGTCCCCAAATCCATCGCCATTCGGACCGCCGAAAAAGTGTGCCTGCTCGTGGCTGTTCCCTTGAGGGTCTTCTACCTCGTGTTTTTCCCCTTTCTTTGGATACTGAATTCCCTTTCAAACGGCATCCTTCGAATGATCCGGATCCAGCCGATTGGCGGCCCGGCCCGGGCCCATACGGAGGAGGAACTGAAGTTGATTGTCGAGGATTCGCTGGAGGAGGGGACCATCAATGTCCGCAAGTGGCTCCTTCTGGACAACGCCCTGGAATTTTCCCACAAGACGGTCCGAAGCATCATGGTGCCGATCGAGCGGGTCGTCTGTTTTTATCTGGATGAGTCGATTGGAGAAAACTTGAAAAGGGCCAAAGAATCCGGGCATACCCGTTTTCCACTCCGGGAGAGCAACAAAGGAAAGATCCTTGGCTTTGTCCACATGAAGGATGTCATCTGGCAGTTGGAGCATGGGGAGATTATCAACCTGTTCGATCTGGCCCGGCCGCTTTTGTTTTTTGGCGAGGACAAGACGCTGGAGGCCGCACTGATTGAATTTCAGACCCGCAAGGTCCATATCGCCATGGTGGAAAAAAGGCCGGGGCAGGTTACCGGGATGGTCACGCTGGAAAATGTGATTGAGGAACTGGTGGGCGATATCGAAGACGAGTTCGACCGGCGGGCGGCCCCAAGCTCAAAAT
- a CDS encoding P-II family nitrogen regulator — protein sequence MKKVEAIIKPFKLDEVKEALTSLGVKGMTVTEVKGFGRQKGHTELYRGAEYVVDFLPKIKLEVIVKDDEVKKIIETIQKTAHTGSIGDGKIFVLSVEGIVRIRTGEAGEAAI from the coding sequence ATGAAAAAAGTTGAAGCCATTATCAAACCGTTCAAGCTGGACGAGGTCAAAGAGGCGCTGACTTCCCTGGGGGTCAAGGGGATGACCGTGACCGAGGTGAAGGGTTTCGGTCGTCAGAAGGGGCACACGGAGCTGTATCGGGGGGCGGAGTATGTGGTTGATTTTCTCCCCAAAATCAAGCTCGAAGTGATTGTCAAGGATGACGAGGTGAAAAAAATCATCGAGACAATCCAGAAGACGGCCCACACCGGCTCCATCGGCGACGGAAAGATTTTCGTCCTGTCGGTTGAAGGGATCGTCCGCATCCGCACCGGCGAGGCGGGTGAGGCGGCGATTTAA
- the glnA gene encoding type I glutamate--ammonia ligase, with translation MKTAKEVIALAKDLKVKVVDLKFCDLIGTWQHYSLPLSELTEDLFSEGNGFDGSSIRGWKAINESDMLLMPDPQTARIDPFCAEKTMSLAGNIVDPITREPYGRDPRGIAGKAEAYLKSTGIGDTAYFGPEAEFFIFDDIRFDQNAREGYYHIDSREGVWNTGKSEEPNLGYKPRHKEGYFPVPPTDTLQDIRSEMILEMEKVGIAVEKHHHEVATAGQGEIDLVYDSLVNMADKMMWYKYILKNVAKRHNKTVTFMPKPIFGDNGSGMHTHQSIWKDGKPLFAGDKYAGFSQMGLWYIGGILKHASAICAFACPTTNSYRRLVPGFEAPINLAYSSRNRSAAVRIPMYSASPKAKRLEFRTPDPSCNPYIAFAAMLLAGLDGIEKKMDPGQPLDKNIYGLTHEELKKVPSAPGSLEESLNALQRDHEFLLKGNVFSQDLIENWIAYKIDTEINPVRLRPVPYEFHLYYDC, from the coding sequence ATGAAAACAGCCAAAGAAGTCATCGCGCTCGCGAAAGATTTGAAAGTCAAGGTTGTTGATCTGAAATTCTGCGATCTGATCGGAACCTGGCAACACTATTCCCTGCCGCTCTCCGAGCTGACCGAGGATTTGTTCTCCGAAGGAAACGGTTTCGACGGTTCCTCCATCCGCGGATGGAAGGCCATTAACGAATCGGACATGTTGCTTATGCCCGACCCGCAAACGGCCCGCATCGACCCGTTCTGTGCCGAAAAAACCATGTCGTTGGCGGGCAACATCGTCGACCCGATCACCCGCGAACCCTACGGCCGCGATCCGCGCGGCATCGCCGGAAAGGCCGAGGCCTATCTCAAGTCCACCGGCATCGGCGATACGGCCTACTTCGGCCCCGAGGCGGAATTCTTCATCTTCGACGACATCCGCTTCGACCAGAACGCCCGCGAAGGCTACTATCACATTGATTCCCGCGAAGGGGTCTGGAACACCGGCAAGAGCGAGGAGCCGAACCTGGGCTACAAGCCGCGGCATAAAGAAGGCTATTTCCCGGTTCCCCCCACCGATACCTTGCAGGACATCCGCTCCGAAATGATCCTCGAAATGGAAAAGGTGGGGATCGCCGTTGAAAAACATCATCATGAAGTGGCCACGGCGGGGCAGGGCGAAATCGATCTCGTTTACGATTCGCTGGTCAACATGGCCGACAAGATGATGTGGTACAAGTACATTCTCAAAAATGTGGCCAAGCGGCACAACAAGACGGTCACCTTTATGCCGAAGCCGATTTTCGGCGACAACGGTTCGGGGATGCACACCCACCAGTCGATCTGGAAGGACGGCAAGCCGCTTTTTGCGGGGGACAAATATGCCGGATTTTCCCAGATGGGCCTCTGGTATATCGGCGGTATTTTAAAGCACGCATCCGCCATTTGTGCGTTTGCCTGTCCGACGACCAACTCATACCGTCGTCTCGTCCCGGGATTTGAGGCCCCCATCAACCTGGCCTATTCCTCCCGGAACCGTTCGGCTGCTGTCCGCATCCCGATGTATTCGGCTTCGCCCAAGGCAAAGCGGCTGGAGTTCCGGACGCCCGATCCGTCGTGCAACCCCTACATTGCCTTTGCAGCGATGTTGCTTGCGGGTCTTGACGGCATCGAAAAGAAGATGGATCCGGGTCAGCCGCTGGATAAAAACATCTACGGCCTTACCCACGAGGAACTCAAAAAAGTTCCTTCCGCCCCCGGCAGTCTCGAGGAGTCGCTTAACGCCCTCCAGCGCGACCACGAATTCCTTCTCAAGGGGAACGTGTTCTCGCAGGATCTCATCGAAAACTGGATTGCCTACAAGATCGATACGGAAATCAACCCGGTCCGGCTCCGCCCGGTGCCGTACGAGTTCCATCTCTATTACGATTGCTGA